One genomic window of uncultured delta proteobacterium includes the following:
- a CDS encoding exported hypothetical protein (Evidence 5 : No homology to any previously reported sequences) yields the protein MTVDEKLRQLGRLPIPRFKRLSLSDTVATGLGFVIGLLFCAVIIAGLGTHAARTSSENMKNQHLPFMETALSLERLVYEAVFHVSMFGISGDMASYSGARIQFPAIRAAADLLASQAAGIPEGQGMARDMEVLRDLAAQLNLVVEKKRTLNDQLAAEQAKLQKTADDMNEILLDLQARVASARAGKGNDINLDEKARLLVLNGFSLAVAEVTGRVLAAGVAKSAANLVKAQAYFTVRWDEAKDACAQAAALPPPEGISAARAAQSPADAMGTLAASYAEMLDTIRFNLEESARVTQDRIAITGRLTALARNIVATVRTGMAEAADRTDTALRGATATLFACALLACILAVGAAVVFVRSRSSS from the coding sequence ATGACCGTTGACGAAAAACTGCGGCAGCTTGGGCGCCTCCCTATCCCCCGGTTCAAACGCCTGTCGCTTTCGGACACGGTCGCGACCGGGTTGGGGTTCGTCATCGGGCTGTTGTTCTGCGCGGTCATCATCGCGGGGCTGGGCACCCACGCCGCCCGTACCAGTTCTGAAAACATGAAAAACCAGCATCTCCCGTTCATGGAAACGGCCCTCTCCCTTGAGCGGCTTGTGTATGAGGCCGTGTTCCACGTCAGCATGTTCGGCATATCCGGCGACATGGCGAGCTATTCGGGCGCGCGCATCCAGTTCCCCGCCATCCGGGCGGCGGCGGATCTTCTCGCGAGTCAGGCCGCGGGCATTCCCGAAGGCCAGGGCATGGCCCGCGACATGGAAGTTCTGCGCGACCTGGCGGCCCAGCTCAACCTGGTCGTCGAGAAAAAACGCACGCTGAACGACCAGCTGGCCGCCGAGCAAGCCAAATTGCAGAAAACCGCCGACGACATGAACGAAATCCTTCTCGACCTGCAGGCCAGGGTCGCCTCGGCCAGGGCGGGCAAGGGGAACGACATCAACCTGGACGAAAAGGCCCGCCTGCTCGTGTTGAACGGGTTCTCCCTGGCTGTCGCCGAAGTCACGGGCAGGGTTCTGGCCGCCGGGGTGGCCAAAAGCGCGGCAAACCTGGTCAAGGCCCAGGCGTATTTCACCGTGCGCTGGGACGAGGCGAAAGACGCCTGCGCGCAGGCCGCTGCCCTGCCGCCGCCCGAAGGGATCAGCGCGGCGAGGGCCGCGCAAAGCCCGGCGGACGCCATGGGCACGCTTGCCGCTTCCTATGCGGAGATGCTGGACACCATCCGCTTCAACCTGGAGGAATCCGCCCGCGTCACCCAGGACAGGATAGCCATAACCGGCCGCCTGACGGCGCTCGCGCGGAACATCGTGGCCACGGTGCGCACCGGCATGGCCGAGGCGGCGGACAGAACGGACACGGCCCTGCGCGGGGCCACGGCCACGCTTTTCGCCTGCGCGCTGCTCGCCTGTATTCTGGCCGTCGGCGCGGCCGTGGTCTTTGTGCGCTCGCGCTCTTCCTCGTGA
- a CDS encoding Histidine kinase, whose protein sequence is MLHSSDYGPGSETANRHRMVLEERIREKISDYAYYKFTVRQTRALNIFFDLAQEYEDLLYLYHLPVQVLQFFFNLKAELYARDDSGSFVVQTPKVGPETSLPTLAELSLGPRPSLPSSSDASDAPSTWWFFPVKGRPSTSRTLRDDNGSGPQEAAPTHRDEREILAVLAILPQSSLTEHEKLFYEKFANRLGFCLHNRILALKNLEHIEFVRTLVHDIGHNVIVPNLHFKLLMRQMADKISALRQLSDTILCEREDEITSLHTLCDRIEEHYDEISKHFHQSSFFLETLLRQSHFDQGRYVLQRTVFNLVSRVVAPQFERYRLRFQERDIAVAEDYDADTARLTVNGDIGLLSQVIANFFSNAVKYTRQTPGKEGLLVRCSVHAFPNVFGEGRDGVRVEVLSTGVPIPRNEADQLFSENFRASNTENEHGTGHGLYFSRLIINQHGGQCGYRNTEEGNIFYLVLPIHNPELDGPA, encoded by the coding sequence ATGCTCCACTCTTCCGACTACGGGCCCGGTTCCGAGACTGCCAACAGGCACCGCATGGTGCTGGAAGAGCGCATCCGCGAAAAAATTTCAGATTACGCCTATTATAAATTCACCGTCCGCCAGACGCGGGCGCTGAACATCTTTTTCGACCTTGCCCAGGAATATGAGGATTTGCTCTACCTCTACCATCTGCCGGTGCAGGTTTTGCAATTCTTCTTCAACCTCAAGGCCGAACTGTACGCCCGGGACGATTCCGGCTCGTTTGTGGTGCAGACGCCGAAGGTCGGCCCGGAGACATCTCTCCCCACCCTGGCGGAACTGTCCCTCGGGCCGAGGCCGTCGCTCCCCTCTTCCAGCGACGCCTCGGACGCGCCCTCGACCTGGTGGTTTTTCCCGGTCAAGGGTAGGCCCAGCACGTCCCGCACCCTGCGCGACGACAACGGTTCCGGCCCCCAGGAAGCCGCGCCAACCCACCGCGACGAACGGGAAATCCTCGCCGTCCTCGCCATTTTGCCGCAATCCTCCCTGACGGAGCACGAGAAGCTTTTTTACGAAAAATTCGCCAACCGTCTCGGGTTCTGCCTGCACAACCGCATCCTGGCCCTGAAAAACCTGGAACACATCGAGTTCGTGCGGACCCTCGTGCACGATATCGGGCACAACGTCATCGTGCCCAACCTGCATTTCAAATTGCTCATGCGGCAGATGGCGGACAAAATCTCCGCCCTGCGCCAGCTTTCCGATACCATCCTCTGCGAGCGGGAGGATGAGATTACCTCCCTGCACACCCTGTGCGACCGCATCGAGGAGCATTACGACGAGATCAGCAAGCACTTCCACCAAAGCAGCTTTTTCCTTGAAACCCTTCTGCGGCAAAGCCACTTCGATCAGGGACGATACGTTTTGCAGCGGACGGTCTTCAACCTGGTTTCCCGGGTGGTGGCGCCGCAATTCGAGCGGTACCGGCTGCGGTTCCAGGAGCGGGATATCGCCGTCGCGGAGGACTACGACGCCGATACCGCCCGGCTGACGGTCAACGGCGATATCGGGCTGTTAAGCCAGGTTATCGCGAATTTCTTCTCCAACGCGGTCAAGTACACGCGGCAGACGCCGGGGAAAGAAGGCCTGCTCGTGCGCTGCTCCGTGCACGCCTTTCCCAACGTCTTCGGGGAAGGCCGCGACGGCGTGCGGGTGGAGGTGCTCTCCACCGGGGTCCCCATCCCCCGGAACGAGGCGGACCAGCTTTTCTCGGAAAACTTCCGGGCCTCCAACACCGAGAACGAGCACGGCACCGGCCACGGCCTGTATTTTTCCCGCCTCATCATCAACCAGCACGGCGGACAATGCGGCTACCGCAACACCGAGGAAGGCAATATTTTCTATCTGGTCCTGCCCATCCACAACCCGGAACTGGACGGCCCGGCATAA
- a CDS encoding conserved hypothetical protein (Evidence 4 : Homologs of previously reported genes of unknown function): protein MQETPFEKYPPAVITVILEPTGGTKEIPRPKTVSQLLARLEIRQGTALVIREGELLTPDRRIETGDTVTVRSVVSRG, encoded by the coding sequence ATGCAAGAAACGCCTTTTGAAAAATACCCTCCCGCCGTCATCACCGTCATCCTTGAACCCACGGGCGGGACAAAGGAAATACCGCGCCCCAAGACCGTGTCCCAGCTCCTTGCCCGGCTGGAAATCCGCCAGGGCACGGCGCTCGTCATCCGCGAGGGCGAGTTGCTCACGCCGGACCGGCGCATAGAAACGGGGGATACCGTCACGGTCCGCTCCGTGGTTTCACGGGGTTGA
- a CDS encoding Response regulator receiver protein — protein MIPNKILVVDDEKHIRMLYQAELEGEGYTVATSDGTEPILDVLEKEDPSVVVLDIKLGPDISGLNLLQTVRSSELDRPVILSTAYDSFQHDLKSIAATAYVVKSVDLTDLKEKIAQAMKKG, from the coding sequence ATGATACCGAACAAAATTCTTGTAGTGGACGACGAAAAACATATCCGGATGCTGTACCAAGCGGAATTGGAAGGCGAAGGGTATACCGTGGCCACATCCGACGGTACGGAGCCCATCCTGGACGTTCTAGAAAAAGAAGATCCCTCCGTCGTGGTTCTTGATATCAAGCTCGGGCCGGACATCTCCGGACTCAACCTCCTGCAAACCGTCCGCAGCTCGGAACTGGACCGCCCGGTCATCCTGAGCACGGCCTACGACAGTTTTCAGCATGACCTGAAATCCATTGCCGCGACAGCCTATGTGGTCAAATCCGTTGATCTTACGGATCTGAAGGAAAAGATCGCGCAGGCAATGAAGAAAGGATGA
- a CDS encoding Peptidase M50, with the protein MIDLSPDITKNITRIAVTLVPILLGMVLHELAHGYAAYRLGDPTPKLQGRLTLNPIKHLDVTGSIIFIITALTSPFVFGWAKPVNVQPRYFKDPRKGMMLISFAGPLANFALALAFGALYAVLTRYVISGGMPLTPTVKFFLSTTFMGIWINLTLGWFNLLPIPALDGGHILAGLLPRHLAEKFYAFGKYALIIIILLMVSGAFRYIMRPLVGTSAEIIGSLFAIPPQLLFF; encoded by the coding sequence ATGATAGATTTATCGCCCGACATAACAAAGAACATCACCCGCATCGCCGTGACGTTAGTGCCCATTCTTCTCGGAATGGTTCTGCATGAGTTGGCCCACGGGTATGCCGCCTACCGCCTTGGCGACCCCACGCCCAAACTCCAGGGAAGACTGACGCTCAACCCCATCAAGCATCTTGACGTGACGGGGAGCATCATTTTTATCATCACCGCGCTGACCAGCCCCTTTGTGTTCGGCTGGGCGAAGCCCGTCAACGTGCAGCCGCGCTATTTCAAAGACCCGCGCAAAGGCATGATGCTCATCTCCTTCGCGGGCCCGCTGGCAAACTTCGCTCTGGCCCTCGCCTTCGGCGCGCTGTACGCCGTTTTGACCCGCTACGTCATCTCCGGGGGCATGCCGTTGACGCCCACCGTGAAGTTTTTCCTCTCCACCACCTTCATGGGCATCTGGATCAACCTGACGCTCGGGTGGTTCAACCTTCTGCCCATCCCGGCTCTCGACGGCGGGCATATCCTGGCCGGCCTCCTGCCGCGCCATCTCGCGGAAAAGTTTTACGCCTTCGGAAAATACGCCCTTATCATCATCATCCTGCTTATGGTGAGCGGCGCGTTCCGCTATATCATGAGGCCGCTGGTGGGCACCTCCGCCGAGATCATCGGCTCGTTGTTCGCCATCCCGCCCCAGCTGTTATTTTTCTAA